One stretch of Chroococcidiopsis sp. SAG 2025 DNA includes these proteins:
- a CDS encoding IS1 family transposase (programmed frameshift) has product MCEEPSEGVCPTCSSEQVIKNGSTHNGKPKHQCKSCGRQFVINPTNSPVSAETKHLIDRLLLERISLRGIARVTQVSWSWLQDYVSQKLARTPRQVTVSVKLSGKLIIECDELWSFVDSKKNGVDIWLAIDRNSRKIVGCFVGDRTRKSARNLWASLPEVYQQCAFVYTDFWQAYNTVSPHKRPKAVGKETGLTNHIERLNNTFRQRVSRLVRDSLSFSKKLHNHIGAVWYFIHGYNAELDMI; this is encoded by the exons ATATGTGAAGAACCTTCAGAAGGAGTCTGTCCTACCTGTAGTTCTGAGCAGGTGATTAAAAATGGCTCAACTCATAATGGCAAGCCAAAACATCAATGTAAAAGCTGTGGTCGCCAATTTGTTATCAATCCTACTAACTCACCTGTTTCAGCGGAAACCAAGCATCTGATCGATCGGCTCTTGCTTGAGAGAATATCATTGCGAGGAATTGCCAGGGTGACTCAGGTGAGCTGGTCATGGTTACAAGATTATGTCAGTCAAAAGCTAGCTCGAACTCCGCGCCAGGTCACAGTTTCAGTCAAACTGTCAGGAAAATTGATTATTGAATGTGACGAGCTATGGTCATTTGTTGATAGCAAGAAAAATGGGGTTGATATTTGGCTAGCGATTGACCGCAATTCTCGAAAAATTGTCGGTTGTTTTGTGGGAGATAGAACCAGAAAATCAGCTCGTAACTTGTGGGCTTCTTTACCAGAGGTTTATCAACAATGTGCCTTTGTATATACAGATTTTTGGCAAGCTTACAACACAGTAAGTCCTCATAAACGTCCAAAG GCTGTTGGTAAAGAAACAGGTTTAACTAATCATATTGAAAGGTTGAATAATACCTTTAGGCAACGGGTTTCTCGGTTGGTGAGAGACAGTCTATCCTTCTCGAAAAAGTTGCACAACCACATTGGAGCAGTTTGGTACTTCATTCATGGCTACAACGCAGAGCTTGACATGATTTGA